A single genomic interval of Methanococcus voltae harbors:
- a CDS encoding DUF106 domain-containing protein, whose protein sequence is MFDSIWNAFIGAMNIVFLPLVNSMDPALFILATAFIVSFIINLATKFLVNQDRMAEIKEEMQAFQKKAKAAGRDPEQMQALQAEQMKMMGTQMEMMKMSFKPMIYTWVPIIAIFAYLRYIFDVNGVYHLANPEWNGAIVQLPVIISKILFIDIWHWIGGIFYRGGFEIISGAVLGWLGWYILCSMGTSMLLRKLMGIK, encoded by the coding sequence ATTTTTGATAGTATATGGAATGCGTTTATAGGGGCAATGAACATTGTATTTTTGCCTTTGGTAAATAGCATGGACCCTGCGCTATTTATTTTAGCAACTGCATTCATAGTATCATTTATCATCAATTTAGCAACTAAATTTTTGGTTAACCAAGATAGAATGGCCGAAATAAAAGAAGAGATGCAGGCTTTCCAGAAAAAAGCAAAAGCTGCGGGAAGAGACCCTGAACAGATGCAAGCATTACAAGCTGAACAGATGAAAATGATGGGAACTCAAATGGAAATGATGAAAATGAGTTTTAAACCTATGATTTACACCTGGGTTCCAATTATTGCAATATTTGCTTATTTAAGATACATTTTTGATGTAAATGGAGTTTATCATTTAGCAAATCCTGAGTGGAACGGTGCAATTGTACAATTACCGGTAATCATCTCAAAAATATTATTTATTGATATTTGGCATTGGATAGGTGGTATATTCTATAGGGGAGGCTTTGAAATAATTTCTGGAGCAGTATTGGGCTGGTTAGGCTGGTATATCCTCTGTTCAATGGGTACATCTATGTTATTAAGGAAACTTATGGGAATTAAATAA
- a CDS encoding peptidase U32 family protein, giving the protein MDKNIKKSVELLSPARDLSGLITAYNNGADAVYCGLKELSMRATTKNFERDELIRGVKIAQENDKKVYLCTNTVLYEKDLQKALEILDFAKSAEVNAVIVSDLGLMQEAKEMGLEAHVSVQNNITNSLSAKFFSKFADRVVLSRELSLNQIKEIKNNLNAQKINLELEGFVHGALCVAMSGRCFLSSYLFNRHANCGDCLQPCRRNWKLVNEHSDGTHELICEGKYLLSPKDLCTIEYVPELMDVFNCFKIEGRAKNLDYVMKATKIYREAIDSTYDGTYLEKIPYFKKELQKIYNREYDTGFYFRDTCNASHDLQYEIEGNASPYRKIEAGKVVNYYKKVGVAEISLMNDIENGDELIITGETTGCVEQVVKSMQIEGTIVEKALKGQNVGLKIDNLVRENDRVFLLKK; this is encoded by the coding sequence ATGGATAAAAACATTAAAAAAAGCGTAGAATTATTATCTCCTGCAAGAGACCTATCTGGATTAATTACTGCATATAATAACGGTGCTGACGCAGTATATTGCGGATTAAAAGAGCTTAGTATGCGTGCAACCACGAAAAACTTTGAAAGAGACGAACTTATTCGAGGCGTAAAAATAGCACAGGAAAACGATAAAAAAGTATACCTATGTACGAATACCGTTTTATATGAAAAAGACCTACAAAAAGCACTTGAAATATTAGACTTTGCGAAATCTGCGGAAGTTAACGCCGTAATAGTAAGTGATTTAGGACTTATGCAAGAAGCAAAAGAAATGGGACTCGAAGCACACGTTAGTGTACAAAATAACATCACAAATTCACTTTCTGCAAAATTCTTCTCAAAATTTGCCGATAGGGTGGTATTATCAAGAGAATTGAGTTTAAATCAAATAAAAGAAATAAAAAATAATCTTAATGCTCAGAAGATTAATTTAGAACTTGAAGGATTTGTTCACGGTGCTCTATGTGTTGCTATGAGTGGAAGATGCTTCTTAAGTTCTTATCTATTCAATAGGCACGCTAATTGTGGAGATTGTCTACAACCTTGCCGTAGAAATTGGAAATTAGTAAATGAACATTCGGACGGTACGCACGAATTAATCTGTGAAGGTAAATATTTATTGTCCCCTAAAGATTTATGTACTATTGAGTATGTACCAGAGCTTATGGACGTATTTAACTGCTTTAAAATTGAAGGTAGGGCTAAAAACCTTGATTATGTAATGAAAGCTACTAAAATATATCGGGAAGCTATTGATTCAACGTATGACGGCACCTACTTGGAAAAAATCCCGTATTTTAAGAAAGAGCTTCAAAAAATATATAACCGTGAATATGACACAGGATTCTACTTTAGGGATACTTGTAATGCCTCTCACGATTTACAGTACGAAATAGAAGGTAATGCCTCACCTTATCGAAAAATTGAAGCTGGAAAAGTTGTAAATTACTATAAAAAGGTCGGAGTTGCCGAAATTAGTTTAATGAACGATATTGAAAACGGAGATGAGCTAATAATAACTGGTGAAACTACGGGTTGTGTTGAGCAAGTTGTTAAATCAATGCAAATTGAGGGAACAATTGTTGAAAAAGCTTTGAAAGGTCAAAATGTCGGTTTAAAAATCGACAATCTCGTGAGGGAAAATGATAGAGTATTTTTATTAAAAAAATAA
- the serB gene encoding phosphoserine phosphatase SerB has protein sequence MNDNKQEKNINDNTKDEKKPCSKRKIILFDLDSTLIDCEVIDELGRLNNVEKEVEQITKDAMDGKLEFEQALEKRVQLLKGLSEKQILEFLESIQLMNGAKETLFKLKENGYITGVVSGGFTFATERIKDVLNLDYQFANELVYKDGKLTGEVIKNVSSKLAKGEILTKIAEKENIDLKDTVVVGDGANDISMFNIAGLGIAFCAKPILKDRADYCIDEKDLSNILKILKIE, from the coding sequence ATGAATGATAACAAGCAAGAAAAAAATATAAACGATAATACAAAAGATGAAAAAAAACCCTGTAGTAAGAGAAAAATAATTTTATTTGATTTAGACAGCACATTAATCGATTGTGAAGTAATTGATGAATTGGGAAGACTTAATAACGTTGAAAAAGAAGTCGAACAAATTACAAAAGATGCAATGGATGGCAAATTAGAATTTGAGCAAGCTCTTGAAAAAAGAGTGCAATTATTAAAAGGATTATCTGAAAAACAAATTTTGGAATTTTTAGAAAGTATTCAATTAATGAATGGGGCAAAAGAAACACTTTTTAAATTAAAGGAAAATGGATATATTACAGGTGTTGTAAGTGGCGGTTTTACATTTGCAACAGAAAGAATTAAGGATGTATTAAATTTAGATTATCAATTTGCAAATGAATTAGTATATAAAGATGGAAAACTCACTGGAGAAGTTATAAAAAATGTTTCAAGCAAACTTGCTAAAGGAGAAATCTTAACGAAAATCGCTGAAAAAGAAAATATTGATTTAAAAGATACCGTAGTAGTTGGCGATGGTGCAAATGACATCAGTATGTTTAATATTGCAGGTTTGGGGATTGCATTCTGTGCAAAACCTATATTAAAAGATAGGGCAGATTATTGTATTGACGAAAAAGATTTAAGTAATATTTTAAAAATTTTAAAAATAGAATAA
- a CDS encoding ATP-binding protein, with protein MYNLELDFDEEYFVNTYGSKIKKFIKDELAINTVRDNVFEFDIKKFLHENIEACDITDHIYENPKLSEDTIFQIFKEAYLELFPIDNSKKVEKELEKIQIAFKNPIGCDRKIDEITSSEINNLVKFEGNIIKAAKVCALLKRACFVCASCGNIQYKTVRDYFTPLKMYCRNQNCGTEMRLDQENSTYANIQELEIQQPIDLMKNPDDPPRSIRTFLENSNGIYSGRVDVVGTVMKKQSRPNMPVYEIYTRSNHVNLSENFQKIEVKDLLRDGEKVDLLKELGKNKNIIDILSKFLIPQIKGHDLVKKAILLQQVKGCIKYLPDGSELRNDSHILLITDPGIGKSTMLRRIARLFPQNGYASVTTATGGGLTANVVREATEIGDGWVVKPGVFVKANQGTACIDELTVDKNVMKFILEAMESQTIHINKGGINVKLPAKCAVLAACNPKYGRFDRNLGVVEQLNMPQPLLSRFDLIFPLKDNPDRKRDAEIADHILSTHYESATKQYDVLADLNIGGITVDDELLKNYIIFARTCAYMEDNKNLYLRETDSKLIKTPNLNKNSMKMIKDFYVDMRKHGEGNNPIPITARQLEAVVRISEMHAKARLSDKVNEKDTKVAIDIIDECLRQVAFDPETGTFDIDKGMGKIPKSKMDKMNVVMEIIRELSALSETKLANKDDIINRAEECHIKEVEVEDLLEKLAKNAEVFSPKFGKYRLT; from the coding sequence ATGTATAACCTTGAATTAGACTTTGATGAAGAATATTTCGTAAATACGTACGGTTCAAAAATTAAAAAATTCATAAAGGACGAATTAGCGATAAATACGGTTCGTGATAACGTTTTTGAATTTGATATTAAAAAATTTTTACACGAAAATATAGAAGCCTGCGACATTACAGACCATATATACGAAAATCCAAAATTATCCGAAGATACCATTTTTCAAATCTTTAAAGAGGCTTATTTAGAGCTTTTCCCTATAGATAACTCTAAAAAAGTAGAGAAAGAACTCGAAAAAATACAAATTGCATTCAAAAATCCAATCGGTTGCGATAGAAAGATAGATGAAATTACATCCTCCGAAATTAATAATTTGGTTAAATTTGAGGGCAATATTATAAAAGCAGCTAAAGTATGCGCTTTATTAAAAAGAGCTTGTTTTGTATGTGCAAGTTGTGGAAATATCCAGTATAAAACAGTTCGTGATTATTTTACGCCTTTAAAGATGTACTGTAGAAATCAAAACTGCGGAACTGAAATGAGACTCGACCAGGAAAATTCAACTTATGCAAATATCCAAGAGTTAGAGATACAGCAACCAATCGATTTAATGAAAAATCCTGACGACCCACCAAGGAGCATAAGGACTTTTTTGGAAAATTCAAACGGAATTTACTCGGGTAGGGTTGACGTAGTGGGAACGGTGATGAAAAAACAATCTCGTCCTAATATGCCAGTTTATGAGATTTATACGAGGAGTAATCACGTAAATTTAAGTGAAAATTTCCAAAAAATAGAAGTTAAGGACCTTTTAAGAGATGGCGAAAAAGTAGATTTGCTTAAGGAACTCGGCAAAAATAAAAATATCATAGATATTCTTTCAAAATTCCTTATACCTCAAATTAAAGGGCACGATTTAGTAAAAAAGGCAATTTTATTGCAACAAGTGAAAGGATGTATTAAGTACCTACCTGACGGTTCAGAATTAAGAAATGATAGCCACATTTTATTAATTACCGACCCGGGTATCGGTAAATCTACAATGTTAAGAAGAATCGCAAGATTATTCCCTCAAAATGGTTATGCCTCTGTTACTACGGCTACAGGGGGAGGTTTAACTGCTAACGTAGTAAGGGAAGCTACGGAAATAGGTGATGGTTGGGTAGTTAAACCAGGGGTTTTTGTTAAAGCAAACCAAGGTACAGCTTGTATTGATGAGTTAACAGTTGATAAAAACGTTATGAAGTTTATATTAGAAGCTATGGAAAGCCAAACTATACATATTAACAAAGGGGGTATAAATGTTAAATTACCTGCAAAATGTGCCGTTCTTGCAGCTTGCAACCCTAAATATGGTAGATTTGACAGAAATTTAGGCGTAGTGGAACAATTAAATATGCCCCAACCTTTATTAAGTAGATTTGATTTAATTTTCCCATTGAAGGACAACCCTGACAGAAAGAGGGATGCAGAGATTGCAGACCACATTTTAAGTACTCACTATGAAAGTGCTACTAAACAGTACGATGTGTTGGCAGATTTAAATATTGGCGGTATAACGGTTGATGACGAGCTTTTAAAGAATTATATCATCTTTGCAAGGACTTGCGCTTATATGGAAGACAATAAAAACTTATATTTGCGAGAAACTGATTCAAAACTTATAAAGACGCCTAATTTGAATAAAAATTCTATGAAAATGATTAAAGATTTCTATGTGGACATGCGTAAGCACGGTGAGGGAAACAATCCTATACCGATAACTGCGAGACAGCTCGAAGCAGTCGTTAGGATATCCGAAATGCACGCAAAGGCAAGATTATCTGATAAAGTAAACGAAAAAGACACGAAAGTGGCTATTGACATAATTGACGAATGTTTACGACAGGTAGCTTTTGACCCAGAAACCGGTACTTTTGATATTGATAAAGGTATGGGTAAGATTCCAAAGTCAAAAATGGATAAAATGAACGTAGTGATGGAAATTATCCGAGAATTATCTGCATTAAGCGAGACTAAACTTGCTAATAAAGATGATATTATTAATAGGGCGGAAGAGTGCCATATAAAAGAAGTTGAAGTCGAAGACTTGTTGGAAAAATTAGCTAAGAATGCAGAAGTATTCTCGCCTAAATTTGGCAAATACCGACTTACTTAA
- a CDS encoding D-aminoacyl-tRNA deacylase, with product MDNVEKYDKKFDIKNYVLISSKQDPASQNLKEEMEKKGYKIFEIDERTTRTDKTIYPKAECYIFLSKHASATGKPTLTVHTQGNLTEDNSHGGNPEEIPYCMPELNTILLQKINDYNNEYNKEYNKEYVENKADEKITFEVSFEVLHHGPTDLDAPCVFVEIGSTEEQWQMKDPARIIANALDDTLNILLKNEQKPLKKAIGLGGGHYSPKFTKLALKDEYYLGYLVPKHAKLSKNMFMQLLTKQPVDVVLIDWKGLYGEDKRRYIQWLEDLGIEWLRI from the coding sequence ATGGATAATGTTGAAAAATATGATAAAAAATTTGATATTAAAAATTATGTTTTAATTTCCTCGAAACAAGACCCTGCGAGCCAGAATTTAAAAGAAGAAATGGAAAAAAAAGGCTATAAAATTTTTGAAATTGATGAAAGAACGACGAGAACAGATAAAACCATATATCCTAAAGCAGAATGCTACATTTTTTTATCAAAACACGCCAGTGCGACAGGCAAGCCGACACTTACCGTACATACACAAGGAAATCTTACGGAAGACAATTCACACGGTGGAAATCCTGAAGAAATACCTTATTGTATGCCCGAGTTAAACACGATTCTCTTGCAAAAAATAAATGACTATAATAACGAATATAATAAAGAATATAATAAAGAATACGTCGAAAACAAAGCTGATGAAAAAATAACCTTTGAAGTTAGCTTCGAAGTACTACATCACGGCCCTACGGATTTAGATGCGCCTTGTGTATTCGTAGAAATAGGTAGTACTGAAGAACAATGGCAAATGAAAGACCCTGCAAGAATAATTGCTAATGCACTTGATGATACATTGAATATTTTATTAAAAAACGAACAAAAACCATTAAAAAAAGCAATTGGACTTGGAGGTGGTCATTATAGCCCAAAATTCACAAAATTAGCTTTAAAAGATGAATATTATTTGGGTTATTTAGTACCAAAACACGCCAAGTTGTCAAAAAATATGTTTATGCAACTTTTAACAAAACAACCTGTAGATGTTGTTTTAATCGACTGGAAAGGATTATATGGTGAAGATAAACGTAGATATATCCAATGGCTCGAAGACTTAGGTATTGAATGGTTAAGAATTTAA
- a CDS encoding ATP-dependent Clp protease proteolytic subunit — MRMNSVDNEDKEVVIRFMRPVDQNSITSLITAIDKEMSSGVYRFKLLISSPGGDVTAGLSAYNYLKGIPAYVTTHNFGSVDSIGIVIFCAGQERYASPQSRFLIHDVRSVFSSTSNLGEKDIEERLKSLKVDMENISKVISSNSNLEASQIQEFMLERTTLNPEEAVNMGLITEIRSELYSKRSKIISIH; from the coding sequence ATGAGAATGAATTCTGTTGATAATGAGGATAAAGAAGTGGTTATACGATTTATGCGACCTGTTGACCAAAATTCAATCACTTCACTAATTACAGCTATTGATAAAGAAATGAGTAGCGGAGTATATCGGTTTAAATTGCTTATTTCATCACCCGGGGGTGATGTAACAGCAGGATTAAGCGCATATAATTATTTAAAGGGAATACCTGCTTATGTAACAACCCATAATTTTGGTAGTGTTGATTCTATTGGTATTGTAATATTCTGCGCCGGTCAAGAACGATATGCTTCACCACAATCAAGGTTTTTAATCCACGATGTAAGGTCAGTTTTTAGTAGTACATCTAATTTAGGCGAAAAAGATATCGAAGAACGTTTAAAATCATTAAAAGTAGATATGGAAAATATTTCAAAGGTTATATCTTCAAATAGTAATTTAGAAGCTTCCCAAATCCAGGAGTTTATGCTCGAAAGAACTACGTTAAATCCAGAAGAAGCGGTTAATATGGGATTAATAACTGAAATACGTTCTGAATTGTATTCCAAAAGAAGTAAAATAATATCTATACACTGA
- a CDS encoding cohesin domain-containing protein produces MKIDKNLSKNTNLSKNLKLNSKLLFAIFLFIMLIAIPNTFALNENANTNYSMTLSPTVKSAGVGDSFELTLWGNTPKVSAIQSKFNYDTAMLELTDIELGTIADTASSKRAEVSSSLITMLWFDPSTAPEGYYKIATLSFKVLKGGNTSIVPRNYEFSDNTGVSITPVINKANISVSEGMKAELIINKATPNVDNEAVLKIYGIDASNPNLGNISGSFNFNNDGNDNVEIIGNYDIKVANSQYNYYIIDNSKNSFLISLKNTSDDEYDKSYTYSEIISIPLKLNNPIDDLKSVITYNVSVGNTPIGNKSVSYAGGVIVDDKPYFAVVPASSSTAVSSTDLTFCQYEKFRLKAYNMEDNNLTKFSGYIYVDENKFSADEFKISQFSEVYEKVNYSKLEINESYLIYNITLEKGIEEDDYSVLEFRLTPASNQNSSAPLILGNFSVSNNESVVNVDLEDITINIFEKDANVAPTISAGYVISDNNYVSFLPFPYDPDDDIDDLDYEWKFGDDEESTTEEPSHRYDYGQYSVSCTVEDKLNATGNMQGYLVLKEYNVLNYTIEKVNNSFALADNNNNNNTNSNDNINDNNSENTNITYLATFELYNPLCADVSAFVSFKNPSAYKVIENSAITKSSKEVMIPANESRNLTMIITSSSNKPFDLKFDVRYYPSSKTQDEEFYLQYYEWNFVEKSLEGVISSLSSSSNYRDINLGNQEMTFKVNKIPEVKEYEITKKIEVISPNSVVLYMILTVISFAVGLSSVIVVKKPKNRRILRYHAFRNLRKIFNHFRRY; encoded by the coding sequence ATGAAAATAGATAAAAATTTAAGTAAAAATACAAATTTAAGTAAAAATCTAAAATTAAATTCTAAATTATTATTTGCAATTTTTTTATTTATTATGTTAATTGCTATCCCAAATACATTTGCACTCAACGAAAATGCGAATACAAATTATTCAATGACTTTAAGCCCCACAGTTAAATCAGCGGGAGTAGGGGACTCCTTTGAATTAACTTTATGGGGTAATACTCCAAAAGTATCTGCTATACAGTCAAAATTTAATTATGATACTGCTATGTTGGAATTAACTGATATAGAACTTGGTACGATTGCAGATACTGCATCAAGTAAACGTGCAGAGGTTTCATCGTCATTAATAACTATGTTGTGGTTTGACCCAAGTACTGCACCTGAAGGTTATTATAAAATTGCAACGTTATCATTTAAAGTTTTAAAAGGCGGTAATACGTCAATAGTTCCTCGAAATTATGAGTTTTCAGATAATACTGGTGTTTCAATAACTCCTGTTATTAATAAAGCCAATATATCAGTTTCAGAAGGTATGAAAGCCGAATTAATTATAAACAAGGCAACACCCAACGTAGATAACGAAGCCGTTTTAAAAATTTATGGCATTGATGCATCTAATCCAAATTTGGGTAATATATCCGGTAGTTTTAATTTTAACAACGATGGGAATGATAATGTTGAAATAATCGGTAATTATGATATTAAAGTTGCAAATTCTCAGTATAATTATTATATTATCGATAATTCAAAAAATTCATTTCTTATTTCTTTAAAAAATACTTCTGATGATGAATATGATAAAAGTTATACTTATAGTGAAATTATATCAATACCTTTAAAATTAAATAATCCAATAGATGACCTAAAAAGTGTGATAACCTACAATGTAAGCGTGGGAAACACTCCAATAGGTAATAAATCAGTTTCGTACGCAGGAGGCGTAATAGTAGATGATAAACCGTACTTTGCAGTAGTTCCAGCCAGTTCTTCAACGGCTGTATCATCTACAGACTTAACATTTTGTCAATACGAAAAATTTAGGCTTAAGGCATATAATATGGAAGACAATAACTTAACTAAGTTTTCCGGTTATATCTACGTAGATGAAAATAAATTCTCCGCAGATGAATTTAAAATATCTCAATTTTCTGAAGTTTATGAAAAAGTAAATTATTCAAAATTAGAGATAAATGAGAGTTATTTAATTTATAATATTACATTAGAGAAGGGAATTGAAGAAGATGATTATTCCGTTTTAGAATTTAGATTAACGCCTGCAAGCAATCAAAATTCAAGTGCGCCATTAATTTTGGGAAATTTCAGCGTATCTAATAATGAATCGGTAGTCAATGTTGATTTAGAGGATATTACCATTAATATATTTGAAAAAGATGCGAATGTAGCACCTACTATTTCAGCAGGGTATGTAATTTCAGATAATAACTATGTCTCATTTCTTCCATTCCCCTATGACCCTGATGATGACATAGACGATTTAGACTATGAGTGGAAATTTGGAGATGATGAGGAATCTACTACGGAAGAACCTTCTCACAGGTATGATTACGGTCAGTATTCTGTATCTTGCACCGTAGAAGATAAATTAAACGCAACAGGAAATATGCAAGGTTATTTAGTTTTAAAAGAATATAACGTTTTAAATTACACAATCGAAAAGGTGAATAACTCCTTTGCACTTGCAGATAATAATAATAATAATAATACTAACAGTAATGACAATATTAATGATAATAATAGCGAAAATACAAATATCACTTATTTAGCAACTTTTGAGCTATATAATCCGTTGTGTGCAGATGTAAGTGCTTTTGTATCATTTAAAAACCCTTCTGCATACAAAGTAATAGAAAATAGTGCAATTACTAAAAGTAGTAAAGAAGTGATGATTCCGGCAAATGAATCAAGAAATCTTACAATGATTATTACGTCTTCGTCAAATAAGCCATTTGATTTGAAATTTGATGTTAGATATTATCCGAGTTCTAAAACACAAGATGAAGAATTTTATTTGCAATATTACGAGTGGAATTTTGTGGAAAAATCACTCGAAGGGGTCATATCTTCATTAAGTAGTAGTTCAAATTACAGGGATATCAATTTAGGCAATCAAGAAATGACTTTTAAAGTAAATAAAATACCTGAAGTAAAAGAATATGAAATTACAAAGAAAATTGAAGTAATATCGCCTAATTCAGTAGTTCTATATATGATACTAACAGTAATAAGTTTTGCAGTAGGTTTGTCATCGGTAATTGTTGTGAAAAAACCTAAAAATCGTAGAATTTTGAGATATCACGCATTTAGGAATTTAAGGAAAATTTTTAATCATTTTAGGAGATATTAA
- the hemB gene encoding porphobilinogen synthase has protein sequence MIIRPRRLRKTQKIRDLVRENDLKVNDLIMPVFIDETLNDDEKTPIKSMPNQYRFGINTAVKECEEIAKLGVPAVILFGIPKEKDEIASSGYDDNGGVQKVIRNVKEKLNDDLIIIADVCMCEYTSHGHCGIIAEDGEVLNDETLPILAKIALSYAKAGVDIVAPSDMMDGRVYEIRKTLEENNYKNVSIMSYSAKYASAFYGPFRDAADSAPQFGDRKAYQMDVANSKEALREIELDIEEGADLLLIKPALPYLDIIRLAKDNYNIPIGGYCVSGEYSMVEAAAQNGWLDRQKTIIETLLCIKRAGADFIITYWAKEVAEWLNK, from the coding sequence ATGATAATTAGGCCAAGAAGATTGAGAAAGACTCAAAAAATTAGAGATTTAGTTAGGGAAAATGATTTAAAAGTAAATGATTTAATAATGCCGGTATTTATTGACGAAACATTAAATGATGATGAAAAAACGCCAATAAAATCAATGCCTAATCAATATAGATTTGGAATAAACACAGCAGTTAAAGAATGTGAAGAAATAGCTAAATTAGGCGTTCCTGCAGTTATTTTATTTGGTATTCCAAAAGAAAAAGATGAAATAGCTTCTTCAGGTTATGACGATAACGGCGGAGTTCAAAAAGTAATACGAAACGTAAAAGAAAAATTAAATGACGATTTAATTATAATTGCGGACGTTTGTATGTGCGAATACACGAGTCATGGACATTGTGGTATAATCGCAGAAGATGGGGAAGTTTTAAATGACGAAACACTCCCTATTTTGGCTAAAATAGCACTTTCTTATGCAAAAGCTGGCGTGGATATTGTAGCCCCCTCAGATATGATGGACGGCAGAGTATACGAAATTCGTAAGACTCTCGAAGAAAATAACTATAAAAACGTTTCAATTATGAGTTATTCAGCAAAGTATGCGTCAGCGTTCTATGGACCTTTTAGGGACGCAGCAGATAGTGCACCACAATTTGGGGATAGGAAAGCTTATCAAATGGATGTAGCTAATTCAAAAGAAGCACTTAGAGAAATAGAACTCGATATCGAAGAAGGAGCAGATTTATTGCTTATAAAACCAGCTTTACCTTATTTAGACATCATAAGACTTGCAAAAGACAATTACAATATACCAATTGGTGGCTATTGTGTAAGTGGTGAGTATTCAATGGTTGAAGCAGCAGCTCAAAACGGATGGTTGGATAGACAAAAAACAATAATAGAAACACTTTTATGTATTAAAAGAGCAGGAGCAGATTTCATAATCACTTATTGGGCAAAAGAAGTTGCTGAATGGTTAAATAAGTAA
- a CDS encoding chorismate pyruvate-lyase family protein, whose product MVNIKPYKVISELNEQHKLSNVEKILLGTDGSITNLLEIIFEGKVAVKTVYQEIIDNVNYRAVALSVKDIPLIYATSKTPLSNIEDYYIRESVKKDLLSADIPIGKILKIHNLETRREIENISVSEVPEDAKKLLNPLREELPQRKYYIIHNNKPIMEIDEYFNIEDHLTK is encoded by the coding sequence ATGGTCAATATTAAACCCTACAAAGTTATTTCAGAACTTAATGAACAACATAAATTATCCAATGTTGAAAAAATATTGCTTGGTACGGATGGAAGTATCACTAACTTATTAGAAATCATTTTCGAAGGCAAAGTCGCCGTAAAAACAGTTTATCAAGAAATAATCGATAATGTTAACTACAGGGCAGTTGCCCTTAGTGTTAAAGATATCCCTTTAATATATGCTACATCAAAAACGCCATTGAGCAACATTGAAGACTATTATATCAGAGAAAGTGTTAAGAAAGACCTTCTTTCTGCAGATATACCCATTGGAAAAATTTTAAAAATTCATAATTTAGAAACTCGTAGAGAAATTGAAAACATATCTGTTTCAGAAGTTCCCGAGGATGCTAAAAAGTTGTTAAATCCACTTAGGGAAGAATTACCTCAAAGAAAATACTACATAATCCATAATAATAAACCGATTATGGAAATTGATGAATATTTCAATATTGAAGACCACCTAACAAAATAA